Below is a window of Lytechinus variegatus isolate NC3 chromosome 4, Lvar_3.0, whole genome shotgun sequence DNA.
TAATCAGCTTTTTTGGTACCCTCGATCAGATGGCGGCGCCGCTTGCGTTTCGTAAAATCGTGGACTCAGCTTGCATCTGCTTTGCATTTTTGTGGAAGCCCTCGCAAAGCCACACACAAGCATTTGACACTAATGAATTGTACGTGCGATATACTGAGTGTGTACGGCGAgccttcattcattcattcggtATTTCTCGCTCCGATCCCCGTACCCACTTTACTACGTGACGCCGCGCTGTGTAGTTGTAGCTCCCATCATCGCATTGCACCTGTTTCGTGAATTAAGGAATGGTGTGGGTTTGTTGATGTGCTGAGTTATTCACCAAAAACGAGATGCTCTGTTCACGATTTCATCgtttttagaatttttcatTGTGAACAAGGCCTACCCATGAATTGAAGATACAGGAGGAGGAATATATTTAAGAATTTCAAGAGCGGTTTTACCATAGGAGCTTGAAAATGGCCGAATACGATGGGAATATAGTCACGGAATGGCTTCGATCCTTAGACATGCTTGCCTATTCGCAAGCTTTCTTGGATAACGGGTATGATGAGTTGGAAACGTGCAAGCAAATTGGACCAGATGATTTGGACGCGATCGGAGTTGTGGATTTGGAACAGAGAAGCGATTTGCTTATGGCCGTGGATAGGCTACGAGAAGAAGGAGGAACAGCAGTTTATTTCACCCTTGTTGGTCCATCTTCCGACGATGAAGGAGGGAGTACCATCGACGAGCTCTCCACGGGGAGGGTACCAAGCGTGGACTGGACCGGGAGTGATGCGGGGTCGGCCGACTCCAGGGCTCCGTTGGTGAGCCGGGTCGGACGAACGCCGTCGATGGAATCGGCAGATGCTAATTTAGGATTAGGTTTAGGATTAGTGGGTATACCGCATGTAGGATATCGGGATTCTCCCGGTTTACAGAATAGAGGATTATACAGGGAGAGGAGGACATCAGCAGATAGCCGAGTTTTGAGTAATACCCCTGATATACTACGGAAGGTAAGTAGACAATTGCACAATCAATACACAGCACAACTCGCAGAAAATACATTGCAATAGGGGGCTATAGGCTATAGCCTATATTACATGCATGCCCAATTGTGATGATTAAAAACTTTCTTCTACTGTTGACTTTTATGATTGATGTACATTTTTCAGCAATATCTCTGACATTGAAATGCATTATATGGTAGAGAAAAGtggttttgttttaaaattgaaagGACATGTTTCTGAGAACATGAAGTAGGAAGTCTATTTGAACATGTATGAATCATAGTGTTTCTACAGACTGCTTGCACTGTGTGTAGGAGTGTACCCATGACTCATGATTACCCTTCGCTTCTTATTCATGGTGAAGAATTACTTTTTAAGGTCAGATGATTAGATAACAACAAAATAGTgcaaatgaatttaataaaCCATGTACgttgcattataattttgatCAGATCAGTCAAAGATGCAGTTTTAAGGTTTCCAAAACATCAGATtttgaattataatattttaaaactcGTCAATTCCTGTTCATTTTGGTGTAGGCCTGCATGTATGTATATCtagaaaaatatgtaaatgatttaCTTAAAAAAGATTCAATATGAATTAATTACAATAATCAGGATCAGCAAAAAGGAAGCATGAATATTGACTTTCATTGCTTCTTTTGCCAAAATTACACCATAAAGTATGCCTGCATGCTTAGATGTTttcttacaatgtacataatgaGTTACTTGTATGCCACTTAATCAGCATTCAGGGTATACATTTATCTCTCTCTTGtggaaataaagaattgattaTTGATCTGCTAAAAGTGGTCATTCATGTACATTCAGAGAATAAAGCAGGGGGGATGGGGGTGGGATAAGCAAAGCTATTATAATGTAATTCCTGtaaaaaaatggatgaaaatgCAAGTTGCAGCCtttgaaaatcaaatcagaATGTCTCACATTTTCATTTACTAATTATCAGATTTGCTTCACAAATGTTCTGTATCTCCTCGACCTTATGATATTGCCACAAtgatacagtaaaaaaaaaataaaactcacCTATTGAACTGTATTGAATGATACTTTACAAACAATGCTGGACAGACTGCATGTTAAGGAGAAAAAATGGGATATTTAGTTTGACACAGTGGGATACTTTGACACACGCATAttataagtaatttttttttattcactgtaTAAGATTTTTGATACAGCTCTTATTTGACTTCAAATGACCTCACTATAAGTATAAATATGCAAACTTACATGTAGTCTTGTATAGTGCTCCTTTAAGTTCTGATTAACAACAGGACTACAGGAGTTGATTTtggtagtacatgtatgtattctaGACTATAGTAATACGTTCATACATTTGTAAATTAAACTGCATGCACGTCATACAGTTTTCACTGGTTCTATTACCCAATGTTTCGCTTTCACCAGCTCAAATTTCTATCAAATTTCAAAGGGCAAAGTGAATTACTGTCTCTTATACTACTATGATTAGTTATTAGATGCTGTGGAATAATCAGTTTTCATATTAATTCCTGATAACATTTTGCCTCCAATAGGCACTGATCAGAATAGATCcagaataaagaataaaatttaTGATGTCATTAGGAAAGATATTTGTTACCTTGGTAACCCTGCTCAACTTGGTGATAAAGCCCATTCCCGTAATTCTTTTCACCAGAGTGCATCTTCCTGGTATTATTGTGTTGATTTCTGAGATGCAAATGGAAATGGTGAATTAGTGATTGGTAACTGATGATGCTTAAATTGGCAGTAGATAAATATTGGTTTCCgaaatggaaatatttttctctagCTCACCCCTTTTAAGTTCTTGGTCTCTTACTCTTATAGTGCCAACAATATCCAATCCTCTCAAAACTCCAATATCAGATGATTTaagatttatattatattgcgGATAAAAgcaaaacatttgatattttacTGATAACATGGAAATAAAGGATAGATTTTGTGTTCATTGGTGTTGAAGAGAGTGCACATGGTTTTATAAGTTCAATAATCAATATCCATGTACAATCTGtgcatgtagtacatgtatcaAATAGTCAAAATGCCTTGTACCAGTACATTTTTTTGCTGTACTATGATAGAATCTGCAATATTTTAAAAGCTCTGTTGACTTCATTGCATGTACTACCAGGGGTCATGTCGGACCGTGAAGTGCAATGACGGTAGATGGTGTTGATACCGCTACTTTTATCACCAACCCATGCCGACCCAATCATTTTTAATTGCCGTATGCACCTGTTTGATCTATAGTGTGTCTGCCATAAAGTCGTCAAGACCACTTGATGTCATCGGCATTAACAACTTTATTGCATTTCATAATTCTATGTTGCTGTTATTATGTTTCTTTGATGTGGATGGAGAttgattgaatttttttcttttcatacgGTGTGTGTAGATGAGGAACTGAAAGTGTATGTTTTTTGTGTGGAtcttttacaatgtacatttagATTATAATTTCCAATGCGATGAGGTAAAGTCCACTTTTAGGaccttttaaaaatcaaagctaaATTTTATTACCTCTTTATCAGAAAACCCCCATTTAGTCTACCTCATTTTGAGGCAAAAAGATATGAAACTTTATGTATTGTATACTATGATGTATAGAAACCAAAATGAACTTGCAGTTATTAGTGTTTATCTTGGGAAGTTTTATAGTTGTGTCTGGTACATGTTCAGTGTctataaatgatttatttagaAACAtcaaccaaaagaaatttgggactgtatatttttttaaaagtacagACTTGTCATATGCTACCATTCTCAATACTGTTATCATCAGTGATTCAGTAGGATTGTCAGTAAAAGATCcaacatacacatgtacatgtagctcttcaCAGTGAAAAgttaaaggattaatatttataaatacaCTGTATTCAACAGCCACACTATTGGTTCTTTTCTGTTAAAACTGTCTATCTGCACCCTTTCAATTCTGGACACcttcaattttcaaattatcaCCAATGTAAATTTGTGCTAATACTCTGCTGCTCTGCAATCAACTAGGAGAAGAATCATACAGAGCATCAGTAGCATCACAGGATTTGTTTAAGGGGAGGGGAAATGTTGACAACGCAAAAAGGGTCTTCACCAATTTTTGTTTccaagttccccccccccccccgaaaaatgacaagaaaaaagggTCTTGTTTCgtacctcaaaaaaaaaatggcaagcaaaagaaataaagtcttcaaattttttttttttttggggggggttgaatTCTGAGGGGGAGGTTTtgggtgtaaaaaaaattaaggaggGGGGATTGAACTGCTGTAACCACCACCCTTCATATGTTAATATACTGCAGAGCATTTTGAGTCTTCGACTTAGATCAGTTTGATGGGCGTTATCTGTCCTGTCTTATATGAGTTTTACCGAATCCAAATGCCTGCTAATAGTTtacaaacctacatgtacacaaagcATGTTTAATTTTAAgagcaaaaattgaaattactCTGTTGTCTGTCTTCAGCTGTTTGAGCATGTCAGTTATAGGTCACATACAAGATACTGCCCTCAAGCAACAACAGTAACAGACAACAATCAGACTTCCCAGCATGCTATAGTGTGGATTGGCagtttgatggggggggggggggggtagggtttGCTAATGCCCGGCAGGGACTTTGAGTAATGTAAAAGAAATGCATGCAATTACCTTTTACCCTTAAAGTTCAAAACTTAACTTAAACCAAAAGGTATGCTGCATTTATTTCatgatttgtgtatttttttaaaaatgttccaCAGTTATCACTATGTAAAAATCGTCCACTGCTTGTACCCCTACTGTTGGTTAATGTATAAATTGTAAAGCTGCCAGAACAATTTGAGATCCAtttaataaaacattaatcttaTAATGGGTGTATCCTGTCAATGTATGAAAATGCCAATAGAAACCATGATGTAGGAAACacattagatttggagttatgattttgaatgaaaattgcTCTCAatatctgtctctctctttatatGATAATTGAGTTCCTTAACTTTAAAGACAGACTGACCGTTCATATTTTAGTATAAACGATTCTGGCTACTATTGAATAATtgcttcatttacttttgtttcAGTTGAAGAGGGAATTACCTGTGTTTTATACATGAAttcctggggtggtattctggaactctgtcataacttttgtcataaattttgttatttctctccgagatgtgacaccgctatgattgtcacaaatcggtattctgaacattgtcttttccctttcatatctctcaaagttcccacccatcttttcggaagcaaaccaatcaaaatcagcgttagttcccagttggagcccttctagcaaacaggaaagccccgtggcaggtagggcgtatcccccaaatagttgctggcatcgcgcaactacgcgtatattgatgcgcttaattacaaagagagacagggagctgtgaaggattttagaggagaagtagaaaagtaaggaaaacagagaaaaaagggaggaaTATATACGTAGGGCCTAACtgattgtagcatgaaaaaattattttgaaaattgtcatggaagatgagtgaaactaataccacaatctaatctaaataatataattatttgcttgacattcagtcggcatgGTATCGGGATAtctggtactaaaagatatgacaaaatttatgactgctacccccctgtcataacttttgtcatatcttttgcttttataaaaggattacgcgcatttaaagtCACGTATTTTTGCTGTGCGccaaagagaagagacaaaatttatgaaaatttttgtgacaaaagttgtgacatccaccagaatacccattttgtcatatctctgagataagataaaatatggagaaaagacaatgttcagaataccgcccctgctTTCTTCTCCAATTTCATTTGATTCATGCAGTGCTCAAAAGCAGCTAAAAAGTAGCTTAAAAAAGCAAGAACATGCTTTAACCTCACTGaacttttcaccaaaataaaaTGTTGAGAGTCACACCTTTACAAAACAATGCTATCAGAGCTTCAGCAAAGAGAAAGTTTATTTTGCACAATACAAAGAGACCAAAGGTATTGGATTCTCTTTCATATTACCCATCTTTGCACAGTgtgttattttcttcttctcaaGTCAACACTGGTCTTAGACTATGGAACGATAATAAGATTTGTAACCAAACTTAACTCGAAAGCTAATATTGGCTTAGTTTGGTGGTCAGTtactataggtggtttcagaccgcctcgaagttcgccagttccaggtattcaatgatcgggaaatttaccccgatcagaaaataccaggtattttggtaatgtgaaagcaaactacgcgtaatcttcccgaaagaaaatacccgctaaatagtaggtacttggcgaaattacgagaactttcgtggggatttttccaaggtcgcaggtattttggcgatgtgaaagcaaattacgggaacttttatcccagcgtgtcgttgggcgcggcggcgtgggtggctgctgggctagtgattttgaatttccCGCCTTGCCTgtttatcagaccacactgcgcatgctcgtaacttcgggaacttatcccgaaggatgtgtttcggggcggtgtgaatgcaggaataattaacgggtattttttagcctttaaaagttctcgtaatttaacggggattcttgtgatcgaggcggtttgaaaccgcctattatAGTGTTTTGCTTTCCTTGTTGGCTTAGAGGTGCTAGATTGGACTATGGTTTGACCTATACACAGTGTCCAGTCTTAAGTGCTTCACACAAGATTTTATACCAATTACAATGCAACAATTTGAAAGTTTAATAATGAATTTCTGGAGCATAATACTGAACAGATATTTAGCTCCTGAGTCCTGACCACCATCCTAATTGTGTAcataaaattttagtttcacACTTCCATTATGCCTTTTATGCCTCTGTTATTTcgataaaaaataattcacattGCCTCTCCTAAATCCATAATTAGGATTATAAAATGCTTGTGTGAAGAGGGTTGTCTGAACAACAGGTGCAGTAATTGCTTCTTGTGTGCTTTGTTTGCTTTCTTTGTTTCAAATGGAGCTTTAGGTAGTGATTTGAAAGAGAGCAATTCAGTTTTGATCATGTTTGAAAAATACTccgaaataaaatgaataacaatatGTTGAAGAAATTTCCTTCTTTGTCGTGTACGATTCTAACTCTGTATGAGTTTTCCCTTTGAAGttaatttacaattgatttggAATACAGATAAGGACGAGCTTTGTACAAAATAGGTTGAGTGAATGCAGAACAAAAGGCAAGATATAGAAGTTTGAAAGAAGTCTGACTTgaattatgaaatttgcatattgacATATGGAGTTTTAATTGTGCATGGATATTGTGATATCTTAAGGATCATAATGTAACAGATTACAGATGTGTGCAAAATCTTGAATTTGCAATTGTGGGGGTTAATTTTACTAAATGGACTAAAAACAACTTTCCTATTTTGGGATTAAGtaatatcataaaatatattttgctttttaCCTGGAGGACCAAGCCTACAAGGTAATGGCCATGTAAAAACACTTTAATAGAAACACGttgtgaaaaaaagaagatatgtttgaataattttctgGTTGGAGGCATATCGTTTTCCCAAATTGATAAGTGTCCATATTGTCCTAAAAATGTACATTATAGTGCATATTGCATAATGACTTCTATTCTGTCAGTCTATTCTGCCAAGATGTAGTTGTAATGATTACAACTTTCAGAAATGTCTGAAATTGTTCAAACCTTTGcatattttctgatttttcatttccaGAACCTCTTTCCATGACAGCTTTTGGCTTCCCTTAAAAGTGGGGGAGGAGAAGGGGTGGGGATGCAGTTAGTGCAAAGAGTCATAGTGGTTTAATAGAAGTATTTCATTATACCTACCCCTGCAGGTGGAAAGCTAATGGCAATTATGTGCATATATTCATCAGTTTATCCTGATCTGGAAATGACATTTAGAATCATGGAGAATTCCACCCTTTTCAAAATCATCTGACATTTATGGCAATTAATAGTGAATGGCAATTCAGAGAAGTATGGAGATAAGTGCTTGTTCTGGGCCAAGAATGGCTATGTTTCCAAGGTGTTCTAAATATATATGACTGGCCTATTTCCCTGGCTGAGGTTGGGCCAATGGGggcattttgtcaaatatttacaaaccCGTCCAAGACACTCGAGTCCTGCCTCTAAATACACCCACAACTGTTTGTTCCTCTGCAAATTTTCCTCTCTGCACTCATCCTTTCTCATCATTACACTTTCCTTTTGCgtcatctctttttttccctttcttctcaCGCTCATCCTTTTTTGAATAGATGCATTGACTTGGGTTTTCTATGTTTAGCATTCTCAAAAATGAATCATATGTATTTCTCTCTGCCTTTGGGCATTACagtttctttattttgtatataatgcaataatgaaatttgtctattttattaaaCCCCATCCCCcttaatgtattattattaatattcagTAACCAGTCCATTTGAtaactaaaaatgaaatttctggctgtgtgtgtgtgtgtgtgtgtgtgtggggggggggggtctttaaAGCTTCATTCACCCCAGGCCCAAGTACCCAGAAAGGAGGATAAGACCAAGTGGGATGTGATGGTAATTGTCCAGAACTTCCTTGAAAGTGTAACATAAAAATTGATACACTTCATTACAGAGTAAAAACattgtttaaatgttttatacaaTGCTTTTTACTTTATGAATCTAACAAAGTAGTCGTTAAAtagtttaaacaaccatgcttatctattgatctatttcatttttttcctgcaaTCACCATGTATAATCGtttcatgtaaatttgattgtgatatgttatatattgtgtatctgtatttttttattagtccTGTACTTCGTCCTAAAAAACGAGTAACCTggacttattttcattgtttgtaacttccctttgttttgttttgaataaaggtgatattaaaaaaaaattatgtattgagaatacatgtaagtaataacAATCAAACttggttgtttaagattttactCACTTGTATAAATTGCTAAATCAACTACTATCAGGTTCATATATaggcaggcgcgccggaacactttcagtttagggggggcaaaatcccgaagggggcacaatatttttgacagtgtgagataccgaagcgatcgagtgggagaggctgtgggactcccccccccccccttggtaaggtctttgtgtaaaaatggagtataaaagttgcgtttctaatagcattcaaaaataaatttcttgagaattaaacagtcttggagttctttttgctccttctgtttcctcccttctgacccagactggtgtttcttcatgatcagggtcgcagttccagcaaattacgagccttattgcaaacgaaattgtttcaaaccaatgtaatataggccttttaaagactttaagatggcaaacatgaccgtacgcagccggggccgccgatcgagagggcaaaattcacaaaattcaccaaaagtgtgcacgaaatccttcaattttattctagaaaatttttaagctcccccatcacaaaccccctcgctcttaagtttcttcgaaaatttaggtcttgcagccccacccactcccggattatttttagatttttgcaaacgtccatgaataacaaaagctgggatgaaccagagaacatagctgccatctcgatctgattagtaacaggtaatgggaagaagttttggaatctaaaatacataagtgctatatcatatgagctgaaatagtatcagacaaaacgccttccagtcatgccaatgaaaaggaatagaggaaaatacggggctgtgaaaatatcttaagatattttttttatagtagagcagtactgtaacgcttatttttttcttttatattctttatttacatttttattcatatctcggataatatgagtccgatcaagaagacactttcacagatttgatttttttcatgtctaaacattatctcaagttgctttcgagtgggaagtgatatcgggtccggtctgagcgtttctggccgaccgcgcgtttgttagacgacacagccagcatcaaggagttataaacctaataattggtggaccactatcaatttgccattcgctatTAGTCTGAactgtattcattaaaaggttaaacgttgtcacactgtaataagatggaaaaggggcttatcaaaggtatgtttcacagaggaactgttcgtcgaaagacgcgaggcttactatgataatgtatttgccccgtcaggggcaaaattttttcatttttgacaatggaaatgacaattttcaggcagaaaagtgccttcgtttgcttttgtccttaaataatttatcctttttttactttcaggggggcacattgggggggcaaaatctcgttttgccccccaaaaaatttatttgggggggcaagtgccccccctgcccccccgcttccggcgcccttgtatataggcctacatgtagtgttgtataaaaacttggaaacagcatttttactgtgtatgcTCCATTCTTCAAATTCCTCACTTTACAGCATGCATTGCACTGCAGTAGCCTGTCTGTTCTGCATGGTGTTTTTGAGTGACTCACACTGCCAACACTCTGGAGACCACAGAACTGCTGAGCTGGAGACTGACAGTAAATAATGACCTGATATGACCTCTTGTGACCTTGAATACCCTTTGCTTTGCTTGAAGGCATGCAGTAGACATAATTTGTAGGCTGCACAGAAACCAAATTATATGTATCTGTAGGAAAAAGTGCAAAACAAATGATTAcgtgtattgatttttttttcattctagtGAAATGAGTAAGAAATTTATTTAGTCTGCACAACATGTGCATTATATGCCATGAACTTGAATCCCTTTGaattccaacctgaaaaggCTTGACTAGTTTGGTcagattttattattattgttccatgatagtttgaaaacaatGTTGTCTTTAATATACAACTAAAGAATTGCTCAACAGATAATAGAAAAATGTCAGTTCAGTAGAGAAATCGTCTGATCATTCGTCTGATTTGAGCAACTTTTTCCTGTCATCTTGGCATTGGGACATTGGATGCTTTAATGTAGAGTATTAATATTTATTGAGAGAGTAGGCAAAAGAAGCtataacctacatgtacatgtatatcacagtCACACTGGTAGTGAAATCAACTCCAAATTCACCAATCTATGTTAAATGACTATTGACAAGGTGACACGACCTTTGTTCCGGCGACAGTTGCtctgggctttatttcgtctaagatatcGGGTTAGGATTAGAATTATAATAAgcttttatgttaggtttagggtagggtataccGGTAGTCAccagtgttaaatccagggttgtggttggtcattccattagtgtgtaGAATTTACAGctgagcaattgtcgccagagcaaatgtcatgataGAACCAtgcatgtacactgtaaaaactgtggtgttaaaaactgacaccaattggtgttaatagaggaccacaccctgaggtgttaaaattacaccccaAAGATTGAACATACCACCAAAGAGTGttaatgtaacaaccaaaggtgttgtaataacacctacatgtaaaggtataaaactaacaccaccaatttaacaccggtttaaaataactggtgtggtcctctatgtacaccggttaacaccacagtttttgctgtgtaccatCAGTCAGTTTGGAGACGACTTccttggtgtgactgtaacggTTGTCGCTGCATTGTCCTGCAATGACCTTGCTGAACCCTTTGAACTCTATTGTTCTCTATTCAAGACCATGTGTTTGTTGATACAAGTCTTTTACCTGGTAGATAGATTGCATTCATCTATCAAGTTGGATGGAATGCTGGTGGAGGTGTAGAAGGTGTACCCAATTCCAATCAGCAGTTTGAAATGTACTGAAAAGCGGAGCATTCCTGAAATTATTACAATCACCTACAGAATATTCAGTCATAAGTTTGAATGGTGAAATGCACAGTTAGAtgagttacatgtatttcaaacttTGAAATAACTCATCTACATGTAACTGCATTTCACCAAATTTTCAAAGCTGCATGAAGGAATAACAGATTAACCGTAAGAATATGGTTATACTGGTCATCGAGATCATTTAATTTGACTGCATGTTATCTCCTTCCCTTTTCGATACCCCCCTCATTACGTAGTGTGTCCAGAGTGtttattaaagggatgctccaggctgaaaatgaatatttttttatctaaatgaatggagtaaaattcacagagcaaaatgctgaaaatttcatcaaaatctgataacaaatagcgaagttattcgattttaaagttaagcaatattttgtgaaaacagtgatatgcacatcgtaatgaatattcattaggtgggctgatgtcacatccccaccttcccttttcttatgttattgctTGAAATCATAATCCTTTCATTACTTCgtacatgtgtgaatgatatgtctcccttctaatgaaataagttgcagcaatgaatatctaatgcccTTAATCAGTTTTTAATccaatgttttaatttttttgatgaaaacattttaataaacccaatttcatataattaaaaacaaaagaacaagtgggaatatgatatcatcaattcattgaatattcataaagacaagCCTAGAACTATTTCGAAATAacgcaaaactttaaaatgtcataactttgttattccttgtcggattttgatcaagttttcaATGTTATGTTTGTCTGAATTTCTTTATCTGTTGAAATCATATTATcctcagcctggagtaccccatTATCTAACATCCATGAAGCCTATCAAAAAAGAATCCCATGCTTACTTGTATCTACATTAATTAAGCACatagaatgaataaattgtTAGTATTTGGTTGACTTGGTAGCCATTTTTTGTAAGATCCTAATTGAATTAAATGCATGTGATCATTACCACAACCTCAAGTTATTTCAAACCCCTTATCAGAGGTCACCATATGTTGAGttattgactatttttttttggggggggggggtggtaaagagaggaggggggagatgaaaaattatttgttttagtgATCTGAGACCCTCTTAAATTGTATACTATGCtcagacaaaataaattgattcaTACATTGTAAGTGAAGCATATATCTCCATCCTATACACATTTGGTAGCTTTTTGAAATTCATCCAGCAAGCTAGCCGTATCAAGAGCTTCATGAATCCATTCTTTTTTCCCTCGAAGATGACGATACCCTGTTTGCTGAACTCTTCTTTAAGTTTAAATCTGATGCGGAGTGACAAGTGCCAAATTAGATTTCACAAATTTGGTTGGAGCTAATTTTCAATGTGTGTTGTTACCGCAGACACAATATACGGGAGCAGCTCTCGATGCCTGcttgtaatgatgattgtcTTTCCTGAAAATAAAAGGAGAACTGTTTCTTTCCCGCCTCGTG
It encodes the following:
- the LOC121412653 gene encoding uncharacterized protein LOC121412653, with amino-acid sequence MAEYDGNIVTEWLRSLDMLAYSQAFLDNGYDELETCKQIGPDDLDAIGVVDLEQRSDLLMAVDRLREEGGTAVYFTLVGPSSDDEGGSTIDELSTGRVPSVDWTGSDAGSADSRAPLVSRVGRTPSMESADANLGLGLGLVGIPHVGYRDSPGLQNRGLYRERRTSADSRVLSNTPDILRKVSRQLHNQYTAQLAENTLQ